In Spiroplasma clarkii, the DNA window TTATAATTTGGGGAATTTTCATAGTCATGATGGCAACAGGTAAAAGAAAATCATTAAATGTTGCTTTACCAATTTTACTATTTGCAACAGCCACAGAGTATTTAGTAACATCAGTCATTTCCGCCTGGGGGGACAGTGAGTTTTTAGGACTGTCCAATTCAGCAGATGATGCATATATTGTAATGTTAATGTCTCGCTTGGTTCAAGCACCATTAAAAGTTGTGTTTAATACCCTAGTTTTATACTATACATATAAAGCAGTTTCACCACTGATTAAGCGAGATAGATAGGCTTGAGATAAATGAAATTATTTGACACACTCTCACAAGAATTACACAATCTTGAAAGTGATCTAAAAATCTATTCATGTGGACCCACAGTTTATAATGAAATCCATATTGGAAATACTAGACCCTTGTTTTTGACTGACACATTAACAAGATTTTTAGACTACCTCAATATCAAGTATACATATTTATTAAATATCACAGATATTGATGACAAAATTATCAACAGAGCCATGGATGAAGGTTGTTCTGAAAGTGAATTAGCCTTAAAATATAGTACTGCTTTTTTTGAAGTGCTAAAAGCACTAAACATTAAGTCACCAACAAAAATTATCCCAATCTCAACTAAAATGGATGAAATGATTAAGTTCATTGATCAATTAGTGGCAAAACAAGTAGCCTATGTGGTTGATGGTAATGTTTACTTTAATATAATGAATTATAGTAAAGAATATGGGAGACTTTCAAAACAAAACCTTGAAGCCTTAGAAGTGGGGGCGCGAAAAGATGTTGACACCAATAAACTTAATCCCTTAGATTTTGTTTTATGAAAAAACACAAAAAAAGGAATTAAATGAGATTCACCATGAGGACCAGGTCGTCCAGGTTGACATACAGAGTGTGCAGTCTTAATTGCTGAAGAATTCCAATCGACAATTGATGTGCATGTTGGTGGAATTGATTTAAAATTTCCCCATCATGAAAATGAGAGAATTCAATTTTTAGCTTTAAAAAATCAGGAGTTGGCTCGAAATTGAATCTACAATGGACACCTTGCTTTAGAGGGTGAAAAAATGTCCAAGTCATTGGGAAACACAATAACTGTAACAGATTATTTAAAAACTAATGACCCAAACCAGTTACGCTATATTTATTTAGCAACTAACTACTCTCAACCAATAAACATTGGAACAACCATATTAAAACAAGCTCATGATTGAATTAATAAAGTGCTGAACCTAATTAAAAATGTAAACTTAAACACAGCACTTAATAAGTACAACATTTTTGAAAATGATCAAACCAACGTACTTGAAATTGAATTTGTAAATTATATGAAAGACAACTTAAATACTGCAATGGCAATTAGTACAATCGATAAAATAATCAAAGAAATTAATACCGAAATTAGAGCAAATAATCTTAATCGAGGTAAATATGAGTTACTCTTAAAAATGCTAGACGTTTTAGGATTTAACTTTAAAATCACACCAATTGATAATAATCTCAAAGAGATTATTATTGCTTGAAAAGAAAGTTTAGAAAAAAAAGATTACAACAAAGCTGATCAATTGAGACAAGCACTTATAGATAAGGGGGTGTTATAATGAATTATGTTTATGGTAAAAATGCTGTTGAAAACATTATTTTAAAGTATTCACAGCAAATTAAAAAAATTTATATTTTAAAAGGAACCAGCTTTGCGCCAGATGTTTACAAACAAATTAAGTCACAAAACTTAGTTTGAGAAAGTGTTGACAAACATGTGCTGAGCACCTTGTTTAAGGAAAAAGTTGCCCATCAAGGTTACGCTGCAGAAATTAATGAATTTAAATTCTCTCACATTAAAGATATTATAGCAAATGACAATCAAAAGCATATCATTTTAATGCTAGATCGGCTTCAAGACCCTCATAATTTTGGTTCAATTATTCGAACTGCATCACTATTGGGAATTGATGGCATTGTTATTCAAGAGCATGATCAAGTAGGGGTGACCCCAGCAGTTTACAAAGTATCTGCTGGAACAGTTTATGATACACCAATTGTAAAAGTAGCGAACCTTTCAAATGCAATTCGAGAGTTAAAAGATAATGGCTATTGAATTTATGCCACAACTTTAGATGAAGATGCCGTTGACATTCAAACACTTGAATTTGCCAAAAAAACAGTTCTTGTTGTAGGTAATGAAGGAGATGGTGTTATGAAAAAAATTCAAAACAATTCAGATGTGAAAATTAAAATTTCTACAACCAATGCAATTGACTCACTAAATGTCTCTGTAGCAACAGGAATATTGCTGTATTATGTTATTAATCAATAGTGAACAACATCCTTGTCAAAAACGCTTTATATGAACTTTTTGCAAAAATGTTACCAAAGCTAGTTGAACAAGAACTCATTCAACTTGCTCATGATGAATTCAACATTATGAGAAAGGCATGTCATACCTATACTAAAATTAAAATTACCCCAGATGAATTACTTAATGTTGCCTTTTTTTCAACAGTGGAAGCACTTGAAAAATATGATGAAACTCGTAATATACCAATCACAAATTTCATTAAATATATCACAAAACAACGTGTTAAAGATGTTATTCGGAGTTGATACCGAAAAAATGAAGTAGACCATTTTGTTCATGAATATAACAACCCCAACAGTGATGGGGCAAGTCTTTATGAACAATCAATTGATATTTTCTCATGTTTGAAATACCAACAAAATCGAACACGTGAAGAAATTAGCAATTTAATGGTACAATATAATGAGAAAACAAATTCTTGAGTAAGAACCCGCTGCATTGAGTTAATTTGTGAAAATTACTCAGCCTCATATATTAGAAGAAAACTCTTTATTAAAAGAAGAGAATATGAACTACTTCGCGATGATTTCTTTGATTTTGTAAGAAAATATTGAAATTATGATAATATATATTAGAACTAGAAAGAGTTGATTCATGTGGCAATTGGTAGTAAAAAAAAGACTATTCTTGTATGTGAAGACTGCTTGGGAAGAAATTATTCAATAAAAAAAAGCACAATAGCACAAAAAGAAAGGGTTATTGTGAAAAAATTTTGTAGTACCTGTAATGGAAGAACTACCCATAAGGAGACCAGATAGCTATGAGCGATAAAAACAAAGACAAAAAAAAGCCAACTGCTGAAGAAAATGCCAAGGCTAAATTGGATAAAATCCAAAAAAAAGAAGCTAAAAAAGCAGAAAAATCTAAACGTAAAGAGGAAATGGAAGAGCTTTACAGTCAACTTGATCCATACCGTGGGTTAACTAAAGAACAAAAAATTAAAAAAACTAAGGAAATAAAAATTAAAAAAACCAAAGAGAAAATTAACATTAGACTTTCTCTAAAAGAGGCCCCTGTAAAAATGTTAAAAGAGGTTAATAAAATTCGTTGAAGTAATCGTAAAAACTTAGGTCAAAAGTTTACTTGAGTTATCACTTTCTTAATTATTTTTGGAGCCTTCTTTTATGCAATTGACACAGGTTTAAAATATTTATTTGTCTTATTGAAAATAGTTTAGTGAGGATTTAATAATGGACAACAAATTATTAGAATTAGAAGAAGAACTTGATTCGTACCAAGGACAGTGATTTGTCATCAACTGTAATAGTGGTCATGAAGAAAGAGTTAAAAGCGACTTACTTCAAAAAATTGAAACTTCTGGATTAGAAGACCGTATTTTTGATATTAGAATTTCAAAAATGCCTTTTTTGGGTAAGGGTGGTAAAACTGTTGAAAAGAATAAATTCCCCGGTTATATCTTCATTAATATGTTAATGACTGATGAGACATGATTTATTGTGCGGAACACCCCTGGTGTTACTGGATTTATTGGGTCATCTGGGAAAGGTGCTAAACCCTTCCCACTTTCAATTGAAGAGGTTGCCAAAATGTTAACCGATACAACTGAAGTTAGTGGTGATAATGATTGCAAAGGTGGCAGCACTGAAAGAAAAGAAAAGATTCTTTATGAAGCATCATTTAAAATTAATGATGTAATAGTGGTTAAAGATGGGCCTTTTGCTGGAGTGGAAGGTCAAGTTATCCAAATGGATTATGAAAAAGGAATTGCTAGGGTTAACCTAGAATACTTTGGTAGAATTACAACTACAGAATTTGAGTTTGACAACCTAGAGTTGGCATACAAAGATTAATCGATTAAATGGGTCTATCACAGATCCATTTGTTATGTAAGGAGAAGCACAAATGAGTGAAATTATTAAAATTAGAATTTGTTTAACTGATGGCAGAACTTTAAATGCTGAATTATACCCAAAATTAGCACCAATTAGTGTTAAGAACTTTGTCAACTTAATCAAAAAAGATTATTTTTCAGGCTTAATTTTCCACAGAGTCATTCCTGGATTTATGATTCAAGGTGGAGGAATGACCCCTGATTTAATTGAAAAAAATGATTTAAACCCAATTGTTGGCGAATTTGCAATTAATGGGCGAAACAAAAATGCCACAGGGTTACCCCATATTTTGGGAACTCTCTCAATGGCACGAACAAATGTCATGAATAGTGCCACAAGTCAATTTTTTATTGTCACAGGAGATGCTAAGTTTTTAGATGGTCAATAGAATTAGTATAAAAAAACTAATCTATCTAGATTAGTTTTTTAAACTCTAAATTGCACTAATTCTTTCAAATTTTTTGATTTTTTTGATGTCAGAGTTGGTTAAAGTGTTTTCTTGTTTCTCACTTATTCCATAAGCAATATCTACAGAATGGATGGCATTGAAATAGTAACTTTGTAGAGTATGTAATTTGTTATAATTAATTTCTTCTGAGACAGTATTCAATAAGCTTTCTGTTTTTGATAACAATGCTTCTTGAATTAAATCTAACTTTATTAATAATTCTTCTTTCTTATTACTATTAGATTCTCTCTTTACCACCAAGTCATTGATTTTTTTGAATAGTTAATTTTGTCATATTTAATTTTTAGTTTGTGGACTTTCTCAATTTTTTCTTTTGCTAAAGCAATTAGAGTAATTATTTAATAATTTAATAAAATCTAACTGGTTTATGTGATATGATTATTTATGGCAGATTTTAATTGTGGAAGTAAGAATAGGAA includes these proteins:
- a CDS encoding sigma factor, which produces MNNILVKNALYELFAKMLPKLVEQELIQLAHDEFNIMRKACHTYTKIKITPDELLNVAFFSTVEALEKYDETRNIPITNFIKYITKQRVKDVIRSWYRKNEVDHFVHEYNNPNSDGASLYEQSIDIFSCLKYQQNRTREEISNLMVQYNEKTNSWVRTRCIELICENYSASYIRRKLFIKRREYELLRDDFFDFVRKYWNYDNIY
- the rlmB gene encoding 23S rRNA (guanosine(2251)-2'-O)-methyltransferase RlmB, with the translated sequence MNYVYGKNAVENIILKYSQQIKKIYILKGTSFAPDVYKQIKSQNLVWESVDKHVLSTLFKEKVAHQGYAAEINEFKFSHIKDIIANDNQKHIILMLDRLQDPHNFGSIIRTASLLGIDGIVIQEHDQVGVTPAVYKVSAGTVYDTPIVKVANLSNAIRELKDNGYWIYATTLDEDAVDIQTLEFAKKTVLVVGNEGDGVMKKIQNNSDVKIKISTTNAIDSLNVSVATGILLYYVINQ
- the cysS gene encoding cysteine--tRNA ligase gives rise to the protein MKLFDTLSQELHNLESDLKIYSCGPTVYNEIHIGNTRPLFLTDTLTRFLDYLNIKYTYLLNITDIDDKIINRAMDEGCSESELALKYSTAFFEVLKALNIKSPTKIIPISTKMDEMIKFIDQLVAKQVAYVVDGNVYFNIMNYSKEYGRLSKQNLEALEVGARKDVDTNKLNPLDFVLWKNTKKGIKWDSPWGPGRPGWHTECAVLIAEEFQSTIDVHVGGIDLKFPHHENERIQFLALKNQELARNWIYNGHLALEGEKMSKSLGNTITVTDYLKTNDPNQLRYIYLATNYSQPINIGTTILKQAHDWINKVLNLIKNVNLNTALNKYNIFENDQTNVLEIEFVNYMKDNLNTAMAISTIDKIIKEINTEIRANNLNRGKYELLLKMLDVLGFNFKITPIDNNLKEIIIAWKESLEKKDYNKADQLRQALIDKGVL
- a CDS encoding peptidylprolyl isomerase, which translates into the protein MSEIIKIRICLTDGRTLNAELYPKLAPISVKNFVNLIKKDYFSGLIFHRVIPGFMIQGGGMTPDLIEKNDLNPIVGEFAINGRNKNATGLPHILGTLSMARTNVMNSATSQFFIVTGDAKFLDGQ
- the secE gene encoding preprotein translocase subunit SecE, which encodes MSDKNKDKKKPTAEENAKAKLDKIQKKEAKKAEKSKRKEEMEELYSQLDPYRGLTKEQKIKKTKEIKIKKTKEKINIRLSLKEAPVKMLKEVNKIRWSNRKNLGQKFTWVITFLIIFGAFFYAIDTGLKYLFVLLKIV
- the rpmG gene encoding 50S ribosomal protein L33, producing MAIGSKKKTILVCEDCLGRNYSIKKSTIAQKERVIVKKFCSTCNGRTTHKETR
- the nusG gene encoding transcription termination/antitermination protein NusG, which produces MMDNKLLELEEELDSYQGQWFVINCNSGHEERVKSDLLQKIETSGLEDRIFDIRISKMPFLGKGGKTVEKNKFPGYIFINMLMTDETWFIVRNTPGVTGFIGSSGKGAKPFPLSIEEVAKMLTDTTEVSGDNDCKGGSTERKEKILYEASFKINDVIVVKDGPFAGVEGQVIQMDYEKGIARVNLEYFGRITTTEFEFDNLELAYKD